A stretch of Nocardia fluminea DNA encodes these proteins:
- a CDS encoding very short patch repair endonuclease: MRANRRRDTGPELALRSSLRALGLGYRVDARPLPELGRRADIVFIGARVAVFCDGCYWHGCPEHYRPARANSAFWSSKIDGNRARDRDTDDRLTDAGWIAIRVWEHEDPHDAADRIADVVVARRMAFRSATPSRDELRDARQLSGQD; this comes from the coding sequence ATGCGCGCGAACCGCCGTCGCGATACGGGCCCCGAGCTCGCCCTACGATCCTCCCTCCGAGCGCTCGGGCTCGGCTACCGCGTCGACGCGCGCCCGCTGCCGGAGCTCGGCCGCCGCGCCGACATTGTATTCATCGGCGCGCGGGTAGCCGTCTTCTGCGATGGCTGTTACTGGCACGGATGTCCCGAGCACTACCGGCCCGCGCGAGCGAATAGCGCCTTCTGGAGTTCGAAGATCGACGGGAATCGCGCACGGGATCGGGATACCGACGACAGGTTGACCGATGCGGGTTGGATCGCGATCCGAGTGTGGGAGCACGAGGACCCGCATGATGCCGCGGATCGAATCGCTGATGTGGTGGTCGCCCGCAGGATGGCTTTCAGGTCGGCGACGCCAAGTAGGGATGAACTTCGCGACGCTCGCCAGCTCTCGGGTCAGGACTGA